A single genomic interval of Rhodopseudomonas palustris harbors:
- a CDS encoding TIGR03809 family protein codes for MEQTDAERGRALVQRWCLLAEQRLDYLTELFETGRWRRFFGELEFLENVQEAKAAVESWRGLLQREATLDNRPVDLSWLGHNKKVPPRLAFYFDGEVVNGSPSYALPHSAPRPAQSPRVATPATPIKPAEPERAPIAPEPAPAIVPDDVPVWMHALDPARLEQRYSLLRKAS; via the coding sequence ATGGAACAGACCGACGCAGAGCGTGGGCGTGCGCTCGTCCAGCGCTGGTGCTTGCTCGCAGAACAGCGGCTCGACTACCTCACCGAGCTGTTTGAAACCGGCCGGTGGCGGCGTTTCTTCGGCGAGCTCGAATTTCTCGAAAACGTCCAGGAAGCCAAAGCCGCCGTCGAATCCTGGCGCGGCCTGTTGCAGCGGGAAGCGACCCTCGACAATCGTCCGGTCGATCTGTCCTGGCTCGGCCACAACAAGAAAGTCCCGCCGCGGCTGGCGTTCTACTTCGACGGCGAGGTTGTCAACGGCTCACCCTCGTACGCGCTGCCTCACTCGGCACCGCGGCCGGCCCAGTCGCCGCGCGTCGCCACTCCCGCAACACCCATCAAGCCCGCCGAGCCGGAGCGTGCTCCGATTGCACCGGAGCCAGCCCCTGCGATCGTCCCTGACGATGTTCCGGTGTGGATGCACGCGCTTGATCCGGCGCGGCTCGAGCAGCGCTATTCACTGTTGCGCAAGGCAAGCTGA
- a CDS encoding HAMP domain-containing methyl-accepting chemotaxis protein, with translation MPSAQSSPVPHSSAGLFSFFTNRKIGVKIAIGFAAVQVLMAVLAVLNYSSFGKVGDAFAKFDQRVGVVDAVRDVEQDFNSFRRTVREYSLTGEDFLIAEATKRRTELQDHIKQSLQQIHGSSRHAAMADLSNKVDSYVGQFDSLTKLRQDQNRLSLTVLGPVGQRIVSKLEQLQSSTMSGDGNSDQALLVAQSLKQFLLLRLGAAKVLGIRLEKAAQASAEKALADFRTSLSTMKTALTGDAERKQLAAIEADLAIYADGFQQSVRDVNDIDATIGSMTKVAESLAGDAAAIKQSGVAESKQIGHQTETLIGETQNQIVFITLGAMAIGLVLAWLIGRAVSRPIVAMSGVMKELAAGNTNVEIVGSGRLDEIGLMACTVEVFRNHSIEFDRLKAEQEEAERRVAAEHKAEMQRLADHFEGAVGEIIDTVTSASTELEASAGTLTTTAEHSQMLAGSVAAASEQASANVQSVASATEEMASSITEISRQVQEAARIANEAVEQARKTNDRIGTLAQAANRIGDVVDLINTIAGQTNLLALNATIEAARAGDAGRGFAVVAQEVKALAEQTGKATGEISSQIGSMQSATQESVGAIREIGGTIERMSEIASTIASAVEEQGAATQEISRNVQQAARGTHEVSSNIADVQRGATETGSASSQVLSAAQSLSRDSTRLKDEVDRFMETVRAA, from the coding sequence ATGCCTAGTGCTCAATCGTCGCCTGTCCCGCACAGTTCTGCGGGCCTGTTTTCGTTCTTCACCAACCGCAAGATCGGGGTGAAAATCGCCATCGGCTTCGCCGCCGTGCAAGTGCTGATGGCCGTCCTGGCCGTCCTCAATTATTCCAGCTTCGGCAAGGTCGGTGATGCGTTCGCCAAGTTCGATCAGCGGGTCGGAGTCGTCGACGCCGTGCGCGACGTCGAACAGGATTTCAATTCGTTTCGCCGCACCGTGCGCGAATACAGCCTCACCGGCGAAGACTTCCTGATCGCCGAAGCCACCAAACGCCGCACCGAGCTACAGGATCACATCAAGCAGTCGCTGCAGCAGATTCACGGGTCCAGCCGTCACGCCGCGATGGCCGACCTCAGCAACAAGGTCGATTCGTATGTCGGCCAGTTCGATAGCCTAACCAAGCTACGCCAGGATCAGAACCGTCTGTCGCTGACCGTGCTGGGGCCGGTCGGACAGCGGATCGTCAGCAAGCTCGAGCAACTGCAGTCCTCCACCATGAGCGGTGACGGCAACAGCGATCAGGCGCTCCTGGTGGCGCAGTCGTTGAAGCAGTTCCTGTTACTGCGTCTCGGCGCCGCCAAGGTGCTGGGTATCCGCCTCGAGAAGGCCGCGCAGGCGAGTGCCGAAAAGGCGCTGGCTGATTTCCGGACGTCGCTGTCGACGATGAAGACCGCGCTGACCGGAGACGCTGAGCGCAAGCAGTTGGCCGCGATCGAGGCGGATCTTGCGATCTACGCGGACGGCTTCCAGCAGTCGGTGCGCGACGTCAACGACATCGACGCGACCATCGGGTCGATGACCAAGGTCGCCGAGTCGCTCGCGGGCGACGCAGCCGCGATCAAGCAGTCCGGCGTCGCTGAATCGAAGCAGATCGGCCATCAGACCGAAACGCTGATCGGCGAGACCCAGAACCAGATCGTATTCATCACTCTCGGTGCAATGGCGATTGGTTTGGTGCTCGCCTGGCTGATCGGTCGTGCGGTGTCCCGTCCGATCGTGGCGATGTCCGGAGTGATGAAGGAGCTCGCCGCCGGCAACACCAATGTCGAGATCGTCGGCTCCGGCCGCTTGGACGAAATCGGCCTGATGGCCTGCACGGTCGAAGTGTTCCGCAACCATTCGATCGAATTCGACCGGCTGAAGGCCGAGCAGGAGGAAGCTGAGCGTCGTGTCGCTGCTGAGCACAAGGCGGAGATGCAGCGCCTCGCCGATCACTTCGAAGGCGCGGTCGGCGAGATCATCGACACTGTGACCTCTGCTTCGACCGAACTCGAAGCTTCGGCCGGTACGCTGACGACCACCGCCGAACACTCGCAGATGCTCGCCGGCTCGGTCGCCGCGGCTTCCGAGCAGGCCTCCGCCAATGTGCAGTCGGTGGCGTCGGCCACCGAAGAGATGGCGTCCTCGATCACCGAGATCAGCCGTCAGGTGCAGGAAGCGGCCCGGATCGCCAACGAAGCCGTGGAGCAGGCGCGCAAGACCAACGACCGGATCGGTACGCTCGCGCAGGCGGCGAACCGGATCGGCGACGTGGTCGATCTGATCAACACCATCGCCGGCCAGACCAATCTGCTTGCGCTCAACGCGACGATCGAGGCGGCGCGCGCGGGCGATGCCGGTCGCGGTTTCGCGGTGGTGGCACAGGAAGTGAAGGCGCTCGCCGAACAGACCGGAAAGGCGACCGGGGAGATCAGCTCCCAGATCGGCAGCATGCAATCGGCGACGCAGGAGTCGGTCGGTGCGATCCGCGAGATCGGCGGCACCATCGAGCGGATGTCGGAGATCGCCTCGACGATCGCGTCCGCGGTGGAAGAGCAGGGCGCTGCGACGCAGGAGATCTCGCGCAACGTGCAGCAGGCTGCGCGCGGCACCCACGAGGTCTCGTCCAACATTGCCGACGTCCAGCGCGGTGCGACCGAGACCGGCTCGGCCTCGTCGCAAGTGCTGTCCGCCGCACAGTCGCTGTCGCGCGACAGCACGCGCCTGAAGGACGAGGTCGATCGCTTCATGGAAACGGTGCGGGCGGCGTAA
- a CDS encoding DUF2946 family protein: MSTSWLVTFALLLQIVLSVVPPASAASLDVLSGAGICHSIDTSAPADSQDRVVVHFKCIACVLVCSLPPPSLVVTAAPSLTWAWLAQRWPLTEAAPRSAPVSSHSARGPPELA; encoded by the coding sequence ATGTCGACCAGTTGGCTGGTCACGTTCGCGCTGCTGCTGCAGATCGTGCTGTCGGTGGTGCCGCCCGCCAGTGCCGCATCGCTCGACGTTCTCAGCGGCGCCGGCATCTGCCACTCGATCGACACCTCCGCGCCCGCCGACTCGCAGGATCGGGTGGTGGTGCACTTCAAGTGCATCGCCTGCGTCCTGGTCTGCAGCCTGCCGCCGCCGTCGCTGGTCGTCACCGCGGCGCCGAGCCTGACCTGGGCTTGGCTCGCTCAGCGCTGGCCGCTGACCGAGGCTGCTCCGCGCAGTGCCCCGGTCTCCTCACACTCCGCTCGCGGACCTCCGGAGCTTGCGTAA
- a CDS encoding TonB-dependent receptor, translating to MSSVLSAGLRRSLLLSTSLLSLPLAAVAFSAASLSSAPASAQTASNLSTIVVEPTRPRAKPRVRATTPSPQRGPVIRDAAVSPPPAAPSSEPISASATTLPGSAVVARSLGTSDSASLITDIPGGAVWGAGGVSSLPALNGVGADRVQVAINSMLISPACPNEMNPPLSFVNPQMIASMRAYLGVAPVSVGGDYIGGKIDVTTAPPQFATGPSLLTTATVSGFYRSNGNAYGVDARATIANQDTSVTYTGGWARSGNYKAGNGMTVKSTLWEVQNHAVSISRQSAGNLFTLQVGGQFIPYQGYVNQYMDMVENRSMFVNGRYDGVFDWGKLETSAFYHRIRHTMGFIAPDKVSNMPMDTRGTDLGYNIKASVIASDHDLIRIGNETHAYRLDDWWDPVPGSGMMMSPNTFININDGRRTRLGTFVEWERHWNREWTTLFGLRNDVVWMGTGNVQGYSSMYAADAARFNGRDRDRTDVNFDGSALIRYEPNAISQFELGFARKTRSPNLYERYTWSNTAMAMKMIGWFGDGNGYVGNVDLNPEKAHTVSFTAAWHDPAQKLWEVRVTPYYSYVQDYIDVNRCFVAGSSTCNAANLTKTNAFVFLQFANHDAELYGVNLDGRLTAWDSSAYGRGVLRGQFAYVHGQRTDGINLYHVMPVNAKLGLDHELGGWVNGIELQLVGAKTQVSQVHNETSTSAYALLNLRTGYRWENVRLDVGVDNVFDKFYYLPLGGADLVDFRAASMMGGSSPIWGYGVPGMGRSFSTRLTVSF from the coding sequence ATGTCATCCGTCTTGTCCGCCGGCTTGCGCCGGTCGCTATTGCTGTCCACCTCGCTGCTGTCGCTGCCACTCGCGGCCGTTGCATTCTCGGCCGCCTCGCTGTCATCGGCACCGGCTTCGGCACAAACTGCGAGCAATCTGTCGACCATCGTGGTCGAGCCCACCAGGCCGCGCGCCAAACCGCGCGTTCGCGCCACCACGCCGTCGCCGCAGCGCGGCCCGGTTATCCGCGACGCTGCGGTGTCACCGCCACCTGCCGCGCCGTCGTCCGAGCCGATTTCGGCCTCCGCCACGACGCTGCCGGGCTCGGCGGTGGTGGCCCGCAGCCTCGGCACCAGCGACAGCGCCTCGCTGATCACCGACATTCCTGGCGGCGCAGTGTGGGGTGCTGGCGGGGTGTCCAGCCTGCCGGCGCTGAACGGTGTCGGCGCCGACCGCGTGCAGGTGGCCATCAACTCGATGCTGATCAGCCCGGCGTGCCCGAACGAGATGAATCCGCCGCTGTCCTTCGTCAATCCGCAGATGATCGCCAGCATGCGCGCCTATCTCGGCGTCGCGCCGGTCAGTGTCGGCGGCGACTACATCGGCGGCAAGATCGACGTCACCACCGCGCCGCCGCAGTTCGCGACCGGGCCGAGCCTGCTGACCACCGCGACGGTCTCGGGCTTCTATCGCAGCAACGGCAACGCCTACGGCGTCGATGCGCGCGCCACGATTGCCAATCAGGACACCAGCGTCACCTACACCGGTGGCTGGGCCCGCTCCGGCAACTACAAGGCCGGCAACGGCATGACGGTGAAGTCGACGCTGTGGGAGGTGCAGAACCACGCCGTCAGCATCTCGCGGCAGAGCGCCGGCAATCTGTTCACGCTGCAGGTCGGCGGCCAGTTCATCCCGTATCAGGGCTACGTCAACCAGTACATGGACATGGTCGAGAACCGGTCGATGTTCGTCAACGGCCGCTACGACGGCGTGTTCGACTGGGGCAAGCTGGAGACGTCCGCGTTCTATCACCGCATCCGGCACACTATGGGCTTCATTGCGCCCGACAAGGTCAGCAACATGCCGATGGACACCCGCGGCACCGACCTCGGCTATAATATCAAGGCGTCGGTGATCGCCTCCGACCACGATCTGATCCGTATCGGCAACGAGACACACGCGTATCGGCTCGACGATTGGTGGGATCCGGTGCCGGGCTCCGGCATGATGATGTCGCCCAACACCTTCATCAACATCAACGACGGCCGCCGCACCCGGCTCGGCACCTTCGTCGAGTGGGAGCGTCACTGGAACCGGGAATGGACGACGCTGTTCGGCCTGCGCAACGATGTGGTGTGGATGGGCACCGGCAATGTCCAGGGCTACAGCTCGATGTACGCCGCCGATGCGGCGCGCTTCAATGGGCGTGATCGCGATCGCACCGACGTCAATTTCGACGGCTCGGCGCTGATCCGCTACGAGCCCAACGCGATCAGCCAGTTCGAGCTCGGCTTCGCCCGTAAGACCCGCTCGCCCAATCTGTACGAACGCTACACCTGGTCGAACACCGCGATGGCGATGAAGATGATCGGCTGGTTCGGCGACGGCAACGGCTATGTCGGCAACGTCGATCTCAACCCGGAGAAGGCCCACACGGTGAGCTTCACCGCGGCTTGGCACGATCCGGCGCAGAAGCTGTGGGAGGTGCGCGTCACGCCGTATTACAGCTACGTGCAGGACTATATCGACGTGAACCGCTGCTTCGTCGCGGGCAGCTCGACCTGCAATGCGGCGAACCTGACCAAGACCAACGCCTTCGTGTTCCTGCAGTTCGCCAACCACGACGCCGAACTCTACGGCGTCAATCTCGACGGCCGGCTGACGGCGTGGGACAGTTCGGCTTACGGCCGAGGCGTGCTGCGCGGGCAGTTCGCCTACGTGCATGGCCAGCGCACCGACGGCATCAACTTGTATCACGTGATGCCGGTCAACGCGAAGCTCGGGCTCGATCACGAGCTCGGCGGCTGGGTCAACGGCATCGAACTGCAACTGGTCGGCGCCAAGACCCAGGTCAGCCAGGTGCACAACGAGACCTCGACCTCGGCCTACGCGCTGCTGAACCTCCGCACCGGCTATCGCTGGGAGAACGTGCGGCTCGATGTCGGCGTCGATAACGTGTTCGACAAGTTCTACTACCTGCCCCTCGGCGGGGCCGACCTTGTCGACTTCCGCGCGGCCTCGATGATGGGCGGTTCGTCGCCGATCTGGGGCTATGGCGTGCCCGGCATGGGGCGCTCGTTCAGCACTCGCCTGACCGTGTCGTTCTGA
- a CDS encoding four-helix bundle copper-binding protein, with protein sequence MLDRRNLLTVLGAAIFVASPALAAEDHSAHMHAAAAGAAPANAKLIETASDCVKTGQACIAHCLQSFAAGDTSLAACAKSVDQMLSVCATLQKLASLGSPNLPAMAKVALAVCEDCEKECRKHADHHATCKACADACKSCADACRSV encoded by the coding sequence ATGCTCGACCGCCGCAATCTTCTGACCGTTCTCGGTGCCGCGATCTTTGTCGCTTCGCCCGCGCTCGCCGCCGAGGACCACAGCGCCCACATGCATGCCGCGGCAGCCGGCGCTGCGCCGGCCAACGCCAAGCTGATCGAGACCGCGTCCGATTGCGTCAAGACCGGACAGGCCTGCATCGCGCATTGCCTGCAGTCGTTCGCGGCCGGCGATACCTCGCTCGCGGCCTGCGCCAAATCGGTCGACCAGATGCTGTCGGTCTGCGCCACGCTGCAGAAGCTCGCATCCCTCGGTTCGCCGAACCTGCCGGCGATGGCCAAGGTGGCGCTGGCGGTGTGCGAAGACTGCGAAAAGGAGTGCCGCAAGCACGCCGATCATCACGCCACTTGCAAGGCCTGCGCGGACGCCTGTAAGTCCTGCGCGGACGCCTGCCGCTCGGTTTGA
- a CDS encoding PilZ domain-containing protein produces the protein MDEQRKTPRRRVLKAATIEFGGGAIDCSVRNISEAGAALDVVTPLFIPDRFTLYVPSDQIKRASRVIWRKEKRIGVSFD, from the coding sequence ATGGATGAGCAGAGAAAAACTCCGCGTCGGCGCGTCCTGAAGGCTGCAACCATCGAGTTCGGCGGCGGCGCAATCGACTGCAGCGTCAGGAATATCTCGGAAGCCGGCGCGGCGCTGGACGTCGTCACGCCCCTGTTCATCCCCGACCGCTTCACGCTCTACGTTCCGAGCGACCAGATCAAACGGGCCAGCCGCGTCATCTGGCGAAAAGAGAAACGGATCGGCGTTTCATTCGACTGA
- a CDS encoding TIGR03808 family TAT-translocated repetitive protein: MALHRRDFLGTLATAGALALTASPLAAAPASRRGRDASLSGVRPDSSDDQTSALQRAIDDAAERRVPLALPPGNYRTGTLRLPSGTQLSGVRGATRLIFTGGPSLFDSQGAETATLSGLVLDGAGIPLPSRRGLVHCIAAQDLRIENCMITASGGSGIWLEASSGAIGNNMLTKIAVTGVVSFDAKGLRVDGNTIIDTNDNGIEILRTSIGDDGTLVTGNRIENIKAGPGGSGQYGNAINAFRAGNVVISGNRIKDCDYSAVRGNSASNIQITGNSVLNVREVALYSEFAFEGAVINNNTVDGAALGVSVCNFNEGGRLSTVQGNIIRNLKPKRPIGTAPDDDAGIGIYVEADTAVSGNVIENAPSFGIVAGWGRYLRDVAITGNVVRKSFIGIGVSVVDGAGTATISGNVIAETPRGAVVGLDHARPVTPDLTTPGSTRFNQVSLGHNTTR; this comes from the coding sequence ATGGCCCTGCACCGCCGCGATTTCCTCGGCACTCTGGCAACCGCCGGCGCACTGGCGCTGACCGCCTCACCGCTCGCCGCCGCCCCCGCCTCACGCCGCGGACGCGACGCATCATTGTCCGGCGTCCGTCCCGACAGCTCCGATGACCAGACCTCAGCCCTGCAGCGCGCGATCGACGATGCCGCCGAGCGGCGCGTGCCGCTGGCACTGCCGCCCGGCAACTATCGCACCGGCACACTGCGACTCCCGTCCGGCACGCAGCTGTCCGGTGTGCGCGGCGCCACGCGGCTGATCTTCACCGGCGGGCCATCGCTATTCGACAGTCAGGGCGCCGAAACGGCGACGCTGTCCGGCCTCGTGCTCGACGGCGCCGGCATTCCGCTGCCGAGCCGACGCGGACTGGTGCATTGCATCGCCGCACAGGACCTGCGGATCGAGAATTGCATGATCACCGCCAGCGGCGGCTCAGGCATCTGGCTGGAGGCCAGCTCCGGCGCGATCGGCAACAACATGCTGACCAAGATTGCGGTGACTGGCGTCGTATCGTTCGACGCCAAGGGGCTGCGCGTCGACGGCAACACCATCATTGATACCAACGACAACGGAATCGAGATTCTGCGCACCTCGATCGGCGACGACGGCACGCTCGTCACCGGCAACCGGATCGAGAACATCAAGGCCGGTCCGGGCGGCTCGGGCCAGTACGGCAACGCCATCAACGCGTTTCGCGCCGGCAACGTGGTGATCAGCGGCAACCGCATCAAGGATTGCGATTACTCGGCAGTCCGCGGCAACTCGGCCTCGAACATTCAGATCACCGGCAACAGCGTGTTGAACGTGCGCGAGGTCGCGCTGTATTCGGAATTCGCCTTCGAAGGCGCGGTGATCAATAACAACACCGTCGACGGTGCCGCGCTCGGCGTCTCGGTGTGCAATTTCAATGAGGGCGGCCGGCTCAGCACGGTGCAGGGCAACATCATCCGCAACCTCAAGCCAAAGCGCCCGATCGGCACTGCGCCCGACGACGATGCCGGGATCGGGATCTATGTCGAAGCCGACACCGCGGTTTCGGGAAACGTGATCGAGAATGCGCCGTCATTCGGCATCGTTGCCGGCTGGGGCCGCTATCTGCGCGACGTCGCGATCACGGGCAATGTCGTGCGCAAGAGCTTCATCGGCATCGGCGTGTCGGTGGTGGACGGCGCCGGCACCGCCACGATCAGCGGCAACGTCATCGCCGAAACCCCGCGCGGCGCGGTGGTCGGTCTCGACCACGCCAGACCAGTGACGCCGGACCTGACGACGCCGGGCTCGACTCGGTTCAACCAGGTCTCGCTCGGCCACAATACCACCCGGTGA
- a CDS encoding pyroglutamyl-peptidase I: MSGRRILITGFGPFPGAPFNPTPALVDRLVKLRRPAFNEIVRVGHVFNVSYRAVDRDLPALLAQHRPDALLMFGLAASTRHIRIETRARNAITTLWPDADQVTLRTASIVPGEDARLFGPHCEKLLRAARTTGIDARASRDAGRYLCNYLGWRAIDATRAPGGPRLAAFVHVPLTARDGRAWPGSAITAEHLVDAGEAMLLELVRLTRAACGPAA, from the coding sequence GTGAGCGGCCGGCGCATCCTGATCACCGGCTTCGGGCCGTTTCCCGGTGCACCGTTCAATCCGACTCCGGCGCTGGTCGATCGCCTCGTCAAATTGCGACGGCCGGCGTTCAACGAGATCGTCCGCGTCGGGCACGTTTTCAACGTCAGCTACCGCGCGGTCGATCGCGATCTGCCGGCGCTGCTGGCACAGCATCGTCCCGACGCGCTGCTGATGTTCGGCCTTGCCGCCTCGACCCGGCACATCCGGATCGAGACCCGCGCCCGCAATGCCATCACCACGCTGTGGCCCGACGCCGACCAAGTGACGCTGCGCACCGCGTCGATCGTGCCGGGCGAGGACGCGCGGCTGTTCGGTCCGCATTGCGAAAAGCTTCTCCGCGCCGCGCGCACAACCGGGATCGACGCCCGGGCGTCGCGCGATGCCGGGCGTTATCTCTGCAACTATCTGGGCTGGCGGGCGATCGACGCGACGCGAGCGCCGGGAGGCCCGCGCCTGGCCGCTTTCGTCCACGTGCCGCTGACCGCGCGCGACGGACGCGCATGGCCGGGCAGCGCGATCACCGCCGAGCACTTGGTCGATGCCGGCGAGGCGATGCTGCTCGAGCTGGTGCGGCTGACCCGCGCCGCCTGCGGTCCGGCAGCCTGA
- the meaB gene encoding methylmalonyl Co-A mutase-associated GTPase MeaB, with amino-acid sequence MNSARRTGDIAHLASEVRSGHRAALARAITLIESRRADHQASARALVQDLLPETGRAIRVGITGSPGVGKSTTIDALGMYLIEQGHKVAVLAVDPSSARTGGSILGDKTRMARLSAEPDAFIRPSPSSGTLGGVAAKTREAMLLCEAAGFDVVLVETVGIGQSETAVCDMTDFFLALMLPGAGDELQGIKKGLVELADMIAINKADGDNIKRANLAAGEYRAALHILTPRSPNWQPPVKTYSAMTGTGIAELWQAILDHRAATTPSGEFDARRREQQVKWMWTLLEDRWKAKLRSDPALRAKVKSTEAAVAEGSITPTLGADRVAELIG; translated from the coding sequence ATGAATTCAGCCCGACGCACCGGCGACATTGCCCATCTCGCCAGCGAGGTCCGCAGCGGCCACCGCGCCGCGCTGGCGCGCGCCATCACCCTGATCGAAAGCCGCCGAGCCGACCACCAGGCATCCGCGCGCGCGCTGGTGCAGGACCTGCTGCCCGAAACCGGCCGAGCGATCCGCGTCGGCATCACCGGCTCGCCCGGCGTCGGCAAGTCGACCACCATCGACGCGCTCGGCATGTATTTGATCGAGCAGGGCCACAAGGTCGCGGTGCTGGCGGTCGATCCGTCCTCGGCGCGCACCGGCGGCTCAATCCTCGGCGACAAGACCCGGATGGCGCGGCTATCCGCCGAGCCGGACGCCTTCATCCGTCCCTCGCCCTCCTCCGGCACACTTGGCGGCGTCGCGGCGAAGACCCGCGAGGCGATGCTGCTGTGCGAGGCCGCCGGCTTCGACGTCGTGCTGGTCGAGACCGTCGGCATCGGCCAGTCCGAAACCGCGGTCTGCGATATGACCGACTTCTTCCTGGCGCTGATGCTGCCTGGCGCTGGCGATGAGCTGCAGGGCATCAAGAAGGGCCTGGTCGAGCTTGCCGACATGATCGCCATCAACAAGGCGGACGGCGACAACATCAAGCGCGCCAATCTCGCCGCCGGCGAGTATCGCGCGGCGCTGCATATCCTCACCCCGCGCTCGCCGAACTGGCAGCCGCCGGTGAAGACCTATTCGGCGATGACCGGCACCGGCATCGCCGAGCTGTGGCAGGCGATCCTGGACCATCGCGCCGCAACCACACCGTCGGGCGAGTTCGACGCCCGTCGCCGCGAGCAGCAAGTGAAGTGGATGTGGACGCTGCTCGAGGATCGCTGGAAGGCAAAGCTGCGCAGCGACCCGGCGCTCCGCGCCAAGGTGAAATCGACCGAGGCCGCCGTTGCCGAAGGCTCGATCACGCCCACGCTCGGCGCCGATCGGGTCGCGGAGCTGATCGGGTGA
- a CDS encoding beta-class carbonic anhydrase — MTKPAGNYDAVLSANNQYAKDFGDKANLALPPARHFAILTCMDARLDPAKYAGLAEGDAHVIRNAGGRASDDAIRSLVISHKLLGTQEWFVIHHSDCGMQLFTGEVIADLLEDNLETASFDGQHWSNPKHGGGSVAGHFVHWHTFQDNAKSVTEDVARIRSHPLVPKHIPIYGFIYDVKTGRLDEVAEASAAGRPAT; from the coding sequence ATGACCAAGCCAGCCGGCAATTACGACGCCGTGTTATCGGCCAACAATCAGTATGCGAAGGACTTTGGCGACAAGGCCAATCTGGCGCTGCCGCCGGCGCGGCACTTCGCGATTCTGACCTGCATGGATGCCCGGCTCGATCCTGCCAAATATGCCGGCCTCGCCGAAGGCGACGCGCACGTCATCCGCAACGCCGGCGGCCGCGCCTCCGACGACGCGATCCGCTCCCTGGTGATCTCCCACAAGCTGCTCGGCACCCAGGAATGGTTCGTGATCCATCACAGCGATTGCGGGATGCAGCTGTTCACCGGCGAGGTGATCGCCGACCTGCTCGAGGACAATCTCGAGACCGCCAGCTTCGACGGCCAGCACTGGAGCAATCCAAAGCACGGCGGCGGCTCTGTCGCCGGTCATTTCGTGCACTGGCATACGTTTCAGGACAACGCCAAGAGCGTCACCGAGGACGTCGCGCGAATTCGCAGCCATCCGCTGGTGCCGAAGCACATCCCGATCTACGGCTTCATCTACGACGTGAAGACCGGCCGGCTGGACGAGGTCGCAGAGGCCAGCGCCGCCGGCAGACCTGCCACCTGA
- a CDS encoding DUF3298 and DUF4163 domain-containing protein: MSYSNLFRIVLVLASICVLSPAVAEPGKPKPDFAVKTKAIDGTVTLDAAIKADAKLAENCLAEGKKWIAERRTEAEPEFKSDPELFRNGPWTYERSYTTDSLVADRYVSILRTDYSYTGGAHPNTDIDTILWDKQLSRRISIRPFFTDLSDGSPAMRAMVDGIVTALKAEKKERGADEEDTAYIKSIEPKLLKIGPVTLAPSTTAGKSSGLTFHYAPYAVGAYAEGEYEAFVPWTALKPYLSADGSAIFGGDRPKQERKAE, translated from the coding sequence TTGAGCTATTCGAACCTGTTCCGCATCGTGCTGGTTCTGGCCAGCATCTGCGTCCTCTCCCCCGCCGTCGCCGAGCCGGGGAAGCCGAAGCCGGACTTTGCCGTCAAGACCAAGGCGATCGACGGCACGGTGACGCTCGATGCGGCGATCAAGGCCGATGCCAAGCTCGCCGAGAACTGCCTGGCCGAGGGCAAGAAGTGGATCGCCGAGCGACGCACCGAGGCCGAGCCGGAATTCAAGAGCGACCCCGAGCTGTTCCGCAACGGCCCGTGGACCTATGAGCGCAGCTACACCACGGATTCGCTGGTCGCGGATCGCTACGTCTCGATCCTGCGCACCGATTACAGCTACACCGGGGGCGCCCATCCCAACACCGACATCGACACCATTCTGTGGGACAAGCAGCTCAGCAGGCGCATCAGCATCCGCCCGTTTTTCACCGACCTGTCCGACGGCAGCCCGGCGATGCGGGCAATGGTCGACGGCATCGTCACCGCGCTGAAGGCGGAAAAGAAGGAACGCGGCGCCGATGAAGAGGACACCGCCTACATCAAGAGCATCGAGCCGAAGCTGCTCAAGATCGGGCCGGTGACGCTGGCGCCGTCGACTACTGCGGGAAAGAGTTCGGGACTCACCTTCCACTACGCGCCTTACGCGGTCGGCGCCTATGCGGAGGGTGAATACGAGGCGTTCGTGCCGTGGACGGCGCTGAAGCCGTATCTGTCGGCCGACGGCAGTGCGATCTTCGGCGGCGATCGGCCGAAGCAGGAGCGCAAGGCCGAATAG